The sequence AATTCGACGGCGGTTTTGAGGAATTCCATAGTCATTTGCTGTAATGATTTTACTTTCTGTCCGGTACCCTAAGCGTTTAAAAAGATTTACCATTCCATCGTAATATTTGTTTCCGTCAATATCTTTCGCTGACAGAAGTCCCACTACATTCTCGAAGACAAAATATTTAGGGGCGTAATATTTTAAGAATTCACCATAATATTTATAAAGATAATTTCTTGAATCACCTACCATTCTATTTTTATCTCTTGAACGACCAACAAGTGAATACGCTTGACATGGAGGTCCTCCTATTATTAGATCAGGCTTTTCCCCTTCTAATAATAAGTCAATTTTACTCAAAATTTTTTTTAAAGTATTTTTTTCAATTTTTTCGTTGATAATTGAACTCAATAGCTTTTCAGGAATAAAATTATAAAATTCTCGTCTTGAAATTTCCCCTCTGAGATATTTAAAGTAAACGAATAGCGAATCATATTGTTTGAGATAATGATATGCTGTTCTTGTTTTCAGGGTGTTGCAGGCACCTTTATCAGCCTCAACATGAGCAATCGGTTTAAATCCTGATCGAATAAAACCTTCTGATAAACCACCGGCACCAGCAAATAGATCCAGAAAATTATATGCGTTTTTATTCATTTTTTTCTAAGCAACTCCACAAAATGGGAATATGAAAATATAATTTTTTAGTATATGAAAAAAAGTATCATTTGTATATTCATTACTCTGCCAAAAATTAAATCGTTCGAAAATGATGGCATGATTGAAAATTAACCGTACCGAAACCTCGAAACAGGCAGACTAAGGTAAAGTATCAAATATTAGTGATATGTGAAACACAACAATAAAATGGTTGCGATTTTGGTTGCAGGTTTTATCCAAAAATAGACAAAAAAAGAAAGAATATGGAGTCCGGATTTTTGAAACAAAGGGCTTTTAGAGCTTTCACAACAATAACAGCAGCTTTGGGAGCAGGATGTCGGAGGTTCAAATCCTCTCGCCCCGACCAATTAATTCCCCAATATGCTATTTCCAAAAATAAAATACTCATGATCAGTTTTCGCATGGGTTTTTATTTACGTTGTAAGCCGCCATTAGACAAACACACGAGCCTCTTCCATATTTTGAGGGTTGCAATTGTGTTCTGCTTCATGTTATTTGCATTTCCTGCTTTATCTTTTAACTCGGCTATGCGGTCTCCAGTCGTTTAAATTCCCCTTGTATCTTGGTTGTCTTGAGTTTGTTCAGAGCGTTGCAAGCGAGGAAAGGCCTTGCTTTATTCGCTTGTTGTCGAACTTCTGCCCCAATAAGACCTTGAAACGTAACATGAGGCAATTTTAAGTTGTAAAATAAAAAACGGCGTATATTTAAAAATATACGCCGCAGTTTTACAAAAAAATAATTGGTACTGTCAAAACGGGATATCGTCATCCGGAATGGATGGGCCATGCCCATCCGGCATACCGGGTTCGGCCGGTCCCTGGTAATTATCTGAATTGGGCGCAGGCCGGTTCGGGGTATATCCACCTCCCCCCCCACCGCCGGAATTCGGCTGGTTTTGATATCCGCCTCTTTGGTAAT is a genomic window of uncultured Desulfobacter sp. containing:
- a CDS encoding DNA cytosine methyltransferase; translation: MNKNAYNFLDLFAGAGGLSEGFIRSGFKPIAHVEADKGACNTLKTRTAYHYLKQYDSLFVYFKYLRGEISRREFYNFIPEKLLSSIINEKIEKNTLKKILSKIDLLLEGEKPDLIIGGPPCQAYSLVGRSRDKNRMVGDSRNYLYKYYGEFLKYYAPKYFVFENVVGLLSAKDIDGNKYYDGMVNLFKRLGYRTESKIITANDYGIPQNRRRIILVGKKGNDNFKFPEPNKESPNLKIRELIGDLPPIQAGGGTIKPVPLHSMPHDYLTRNKIVNGSGMVTWHIARPNTEQDLEIYRIAVNKWSNKKERLDYNDLPERLKTHKNRKSFTDRFKVVAYNMEYSHTIMAHLQKDGHYYIHPDIHQNRSISPREAARIQTFPDDYYFEGHTEKHSRAAAYRQIGNAVPVLLGQKIAEKLKESIDNGC